A window of ANME-2 cluster archaeon genomic DNA:
CCAGGAAAGTGCAGGTATTCGTGGATGCCACAATTGCACTCCCTATTGTTGCGCATGCGCTGCGTGAGCGGATGGAGGGTGTGGTGCGACATGGGCCGGTGTTTGATTGGGGCGAGGATGGGTTGAAGGTACGGTATGGTTGAAAATCTGCCAAGGAACGGTATAACTCACTGACGACACTTGGACTAAAGTCCAAGGTCTCCAGAATCACCAGACCAATGCAAATAACAATACAAAAAAATAAATGCCCAGACCCGGATTTGAACCGGGGACAACTGCCTCTTCAGGGCAGCGCTCTCCCAGACTGAGCTACCTGGGCAGGTAGGGATATTCTCTTTTCCTTAATAATATATCAAATCTTCGTTTTATCCAGTCGCAACCCGCTTTTGTAATTCGATTGAATATACAGTCCACGTATGAAGCCCGCAGGGCTTCATACGTGTGCAGCCCGCTACTGGCTTGAGTAGCTGTGCCTGAGTAGCTGCGAGTATATGGGCCCGCGGAGATTCGAACTCCGGACCTCCGCCATGTCAAGGCGACGTCATAACCTGCTAGACCACGAGCCCTCAATGCTTACAACATCCTTTCCCTAAGTAATTATTTTAGATAAACCTTTGGATATGTTAGCGTTTTTTCAGGAATTTATTAGCTCAATTTTCATTTATGAACCACAGAGGACTCAGAGAAAACAGAGTATTTCCCATCTGTAGCTGTCATAATTCATCTCCTGAAATCATTATTGCTGGAAATGCAGTCAAATAGAATAAATAGTTATATCATTATTTGCAAACAGATTATCTATTGTGATAATTACAGCAGAGTTAGTTATCAGGCTTATAATCGAGTTGTTCTGGATATATGCAAGTATTTTTGCGATTCAATCAACAAAGCTTCAATACTGGAAGCAGTGCTGGTATATCATCCTCTTGGGCAGCATAATACATATGGTTTATCTACTTGCTGCCTTTGCAGAAATTTCTGATGGAGGAATACTCAGGAATCTTGGAATGGGAATAGTAGCCATAGGCATCATCATGCTTGCAAGGCGGACAAAACACATTCTCGGATGATCAAATTATACAAAATCCTTCATCAGTGATCTTGTAATTAGCTGAAACATTATCACATCCGGTCATTGCTTCAACATCTATCTTCTCACCATCCAGATGTATAATGTTGTCCACTGTTGCCTTTAACATTGTTTCGATCTGGGAGTCCGCAGCCCCTTCAGTATAAGCAATTATCCCGGTACCTCCGGCTACTTTGATCCTCATGACATATGACTTGAGTACACGTATAATAAGTATCGGGGAATTGAACGAGAACAATGTTGTCGTCGAATCAAGAACAGATCTGAACCTATGGGTTTTTTGGTAGATTAACTGCAAATCGTCAATTATCTTACTGACCATCTCAGTTGGATTCTGCGGGGAAGATATCTTGAACGTAGCAGTTTCCTTTTGTGTAGCACCAATTGATCCGGAAGCAATGTCCAGCACATACAACATTTCTTTTTGAAAATATTCATGAATGAGCCAATTGAATTGCATCATTTTTTCTTCAAGCTGGAACATGTTATAGTCAGTCATTAAGTAAAGGCAGATCTCATCATCAAACATTGCCTGTTGCAGGAAATGGTAACAAAATACGGATGTTCCTGTTTTGGGAGGGCCGTAGATAAGTGTAATGGTATTATCTGGCAGTCCACCACCTATCATTTCATCAAAAGCCGCGATCCCAGTCTTGATTTTAGGTATCATTTAAACTCGGTATATAAGATCGAAAAGAGTATCAAGTGCTTTATCCACACCTTCATTTTTCTGTGCGGAAACAGTTACTATAGGTACATCTTCCCATAAAGCCATCCGTTTTTTTATCTCATCAGGTGTCAGGGCACCCGGGAGGTCATGCTTATTTGCAACAATTACTTTAGGTAAAGCCTCTGCCCGGCACATATTGATCATTTCCTTAGCGCGTGCAAACGTATCCGGTTTTGTCGAATCAATTACAATAAACGTGCCTATGGACTCCCTTGCCAGCGGTTCCAGCAGCAGGTCAAACCGTTCCTGCCCGGGAGTACCAAACACATCAGCAGAAAAACCTTTGTAATCCATATGTCCGATATCCAGTCCCACTGTGGTCGGAAACAGTTCAAATGCCTGCCGCTCCACAGAAACGGCCTTTTCTGCGATCGCATGGACAAAAGTGGTCTTCCCTGCATTATATGGTCCGGTTACCAGGAGTTTTGGAATAAATACCTTAACCCCACCGGGTTCAACAAGCTCAAAGAATGTTTTACATTTGGATGCCCTGGTCCAGTTGGATTTTACCACCATGAATACCTGTCTGTACATCACTTTCTCTTCAATACTAAAAAGTTGTATTTCACAATCGACCAGGTTTTTTAATTGTTCTACTAACCGATCCTCATAATCCCATCTGGTGAAAAGGTATACAATATTCACTTCATGCTTAGCAGCAGCCTCATTCAATATCTTTATACATTTTATTGTGTTATCCGCACCAATAGAATCAATTAAAGTGGCCACGTTTTCAATCACTGCTGTTCCACCGGTGATATCTTCAATTGCAGGTAGGATCATTTCTTTACTTTTTTCAAGATCATCAATAATGTACTTGCCCATCGGGGGCACACCCATCATTCCTGAGATAGAGTCAATAAAAAATATTTGCCCGGAATTCAATGGGGTTTTTAGGTCCCATCCATATTTATCAAATACACGCTCTATCTCAACGGGTGTTCTGGTATTAGTATAAATAAAACCGATCTCACTGTCCAACTGTACCCGTTCTGAAATGATCTGGTACCCAAAGACATCAGATACGATACCAGGCATTGCCTGGAACAACATCGATGATCCCTTCGGCACACCACCACCAAGGATATCATCCAGCCGTGGGATGTAGGTTTTTTTCAAGTCCATTATCCTATACCTCTTCCAGTATATCCTGGACCTGTTTACTCCTTATCTCGATCTCCAGTGTTATCAACCCGAACTGGGCCTCCACTTCAGCCAGGGCAAAGAGCAATGCCTTTTCTCCTGCAGGTTTAAGCAGCAATATTCCATGCTCGGTTTTAATGTTTACCTCAGATACCGCTCCGGTTCCCATCTGGGAACTTGCAGTTTCCGCACTTGCAATAATTGTCGAGCAGAGTGCACCCACAATACGTTCATTCATATCAGGCGGCATTATAGATGTTATCAGCAGGCCTTCTACACTCACGATACCCACTGCTTTTATCTGTCCTACCTGCATGAATTTGGCCAACACCTGATCCAGCTTTTCCTTCTTGGTTTCGACCATATTTTCACCTTATTCTTCCTCATCTATCATTGCTATAGTATATCGCAGACCATCAAGTAATGACTTTTCAGTAGTTATGGGGGCCAGGTTGGCACCAGCATCTGTTAATCTTAGTACTGCCTCATGCTTAATACCTGTAATAATACATGTGGCACCGAGCTGTCTTGCAAAATTTGCAATCTTTATCAGGGGTTCTGTAACTTCGACATCAGGCGGTAATCCTGAGATGTCAAGGATCACTCCTTTTGTTTTTTCCACTGTGATCTGGTCTAACATGGTTACCATCAGGCTGTTTATCCGGGTAGTATAAACCTCAAGCCTGTTGACGGTTTCCTGTAATTCGTGCTCTGCCTTCTTTTGCAGGGTGATGTCGCGTGACGCAGCAAATGCGCCCACAACTTCTCCTGTCTGGTCCATATATACTGAAGCATTAACCGCTACAGTGGTCTGGGTCCCATCCTTTGGTTTCATGACCAGTTCGTAATCCCTTATCTCCCCGGTTTCAAAGACCTTCATTGCGCCCTTATGCGCCT
This region includes:
- a CDS encoding ATPase; the encoded protein is MIPKIKTGIAAFDEMIGGGLPDNTITLIYGPPKTGTSVFCYHFLQQAMFDDEICLYLMTDYNMFQLEEKMMQFNWLIHEYFQKEMLYVLDIASGSIGATQKETATFKISSPQNPTEMVSKIIDDLQLIYQKTHRFRSVLDSTTTLFSFNSPILIIRVLKSYVMRIKVAGGTGIIAYTEGAADSQIETMLKATVDNIIHLDGEKIDVEAMTGCDNVSANYKITDEGFCII
- a CDS encoding GTP-binding protein, which encodes MKKTYIPRLDDILGGGVPKGSSMLFQAMPGIVSDVFGYQIISERVQLDSEIGFIYTNTRTPVEIERVFDKYGWDLKTPLNSGQIFFIDSISGMMGVPPMGKYIIDDLEKSKEMILPAIEDITGGTAVIENVATLIDSIGADNTIKCIKILNEAAAKHEVNIVYLFTRWDYEDRLVEQLKNLVDCEIQLFSIEEKVMYRQVFMVVKSNWTRASKCKTFFELVEPGGVKVFIPKLLVTGPYNAGKTTFVHAIAEKAVSVERQAFELFPTTVGLDIGHMDYKGFSADVFGTPGQERFDLLLEPLARESIGTFIVIDSTKPDTFARAKEMINMCRAEALPKVIVANKHDLPGALTPDEIKKRMALWEDVPIVTVSAQKNEGVDKALDTLFDLIYRV